GTCGCCGAGTTTTTCTGGGGCAGGAAAGTTGTTGAATTTGAATGTTTCTAGTGGAGGAAATTTGCTTCTTTCTTCGGGGTGGGGCTCTCAAAGCAGTGATCAAAGATCCATAGCGACCGACTCGCCTATCAAACCCGAGCAGATTTTTTCTGATTTTTCAGGTGTCGTTCTGTGGGAGCTTCCGTCCGGGCGCCCACTTTACAAATTGCCCGGCAACTCCGCCAAGACCACCGCGACTTTGAGGCCTGATGGCAAATACGTGGTCGGCGGGAGTGAAAACGGGATTGGTTTTGTCTGGCGCACCGACACTGGTGAGGAAGTTAATCGCCTCGCCAGTCTTTTTCATGGAGTTTGGACAAAGGATACAAGTGACGATCCTGACAAGTGGTACGATAAAACAGGTCTGATACCAACGCCCGCTGACCTTAATTCCAAGCAAACGGCAATTCTTGCGCTACGATTTATTGACCAGCAGCACTACCTTCGCTTCCTTGCCTATTCCCCCTACGCCGTGCTCTACCACATCGACAACCCCCTGCCCCTGAAATACCTTTTCCTGGGCCGCGATCCTTTGCCCGCCGTGCGCGACTACCCGCGCAACGCCGCCATGGACACCGCGCCCGAAGCCGGCATTCTGGTCATGGGGCAGCAATACGGGGGCGGCATCATTGTCTATCGCTACGATGCCGAGACTCAAGAATTGGAAAAGGTGTGGGTGGCGGATCGGGCGGATTGATGCGGTTCGCTGCGCTCATCGGCATCCTACGAGGGGGTGTCGATCAGCCTTTGCAGCGTCTTTTCCAGAATGAGGTTGCTGACGCCCATGCCGATATAGCCCGTCTGGCCGTAGGTGTCGTAGAGTCCGACCTGTACGATCAGATCTTCAATTTCGTGTGCCCTGGTGCTGAAGCGTTCCCGATTTTCGATGATGAACAGAATCTGTTCGGCCAGGTAGTCGGGCAGATCCTGCTCGCGTTGGGCGGCTTCCATGACGGCCTTGAGTCGCGCGAACATCATCGCCCCTCCTCCGCCAGCCAGCGCAGGGTGCGGGCGATGTCTTCGTGGTCGTAGGCCCATTTGCAGCAGCCCGTCTCGGCATAGACGTCATACTCGCGGATCTGATCCAGCAGGATCTCGACGAGATATTCCTT
The sequence above is a segment of the Geoalkalibacter sp. genome. Coding sequences within it:
- a CDS encoding GSU3529 family protein, which codes for MGQLFTDLEQATREQFEKGDLPQWLADPVFQVARNPAEYAGKEYLVEILLDQIREYDVYAETGCCKWAYDHEDIARTLRWLAEEGR
- a CDS encoding GSU3529 family protein encodes the protein MMFARLKAVMEAAQREQDLPDYLAEQILFIIENRERFSTRAHEIEDLIVQVGLYDTYGQTGYIGMGVSNLILEKTLQRLIDTPS
- a CDS encoding WD40 repeat domain-containing protein — protein: MKNHIFAFLVLTACKPQSQGAGTQSGGPAMVVSVSSDGRFALSSHQDNRIVLWDLERREKSLISENANIYSAYFVRGTGLFLWQDLEEVVHIQGVDGKKLDSYPHFATYGHVLSSDLNNYVSSDANWNLFHGRGDAIKPIKQDGRSPSFSGAGKLLNLNVSSGGNLLLSSGWGSQSSDQRSIATDSPIKPEQIFSDFSGVVLWELPSGRPLYKLPGNSAKTTATLRPDGKYVVGGSENGIGFVWRTDTGEEVNRLASLFHGVWTKDTSDDPDKWYDKTGLIPTPADLNSKQTAILALRFIDQQHYLRFLAYSPYAVLYHIDNPLPLKYLFLGRDPLPAVRDYPRNAAMDTAPEAGILVMGQQYGGGIIVYRYDAETQELEKVWVADRAD